One segment of Mycolicibacterium baixiangningiae DNA contains the following:
- a CDS encoding FHA domain-containing protein, producing MSRPAPPALTVRYEGSTRSFAPGNDVVIGRDLRADVRIAHPLISRAHLVLRFDQGRWVAIDNGSLNGMFVNGRRVPAVDIRDGQSLNIGNPDGPQVTFEVGRHQGSAGRPPQTTAVPVARPATGGWAPSTPPPGAPPISRPQPRYPTGPQAPSFPSGTQPHYPGPPHLPSRPPATAAPLSPPLSDHAALEPVTRMGPTAAPRSGEAGGNLATSMLKILRPGRAPEAPAGAIKIGRASDNDIVIPDVLASRHHATLVPSAIGTEIVDNRSINGTFVNGQRVDAAPLADGDVVTIGNVDLVFTGGTLVRRTETAAATATGGLDVRGITWTIENNKTLLDNISLTARPGTLTAVIGPSGAGKSTFARLVAGYTHPTAGSVTFEGHNIHAEYASLRSRIGMVPQDDVVHGQLTVKQALMYAAELRLPPDTTKADREQVVMQVLEELEMTKHLETRVDKLSGGQRKRASVALELLTGPSLLILDEPTSGLDPALDRQVMTMLRQLADAGRVVLVVTHSLTYLDVCDQVLLLAPGGKTAFCGPPNEIGRAMGTTNWADIFSSVASDPDGAHQKFLALNGPSPDQLPTEDEPSGLGEPSKTSLRRQFSTIARRQMRLIISDRGYFVFLAVLPFIMGVLSLSVPGTVGFGVPNPMGDAPNEPGQILVLLNVGAIFMGTALTVRDLIGERAIFRREQAVGLSTTAYLLAKVCIYAVFAILQSSIVTAITIAGKGAPTQGALTFLSPTAELFVVMAATTVTAAMVGLALSALAKSNEQIMPLLVVAVMSQLVFSGGMIPVTDRLVLDQLSWFTPARWGFAASASTVDLIHLVPGPLTPKDSHWEHTGSAWWFDMGMLAALCVGYLSFVRWKIRLKSG from the coding sequence ATGAGCCGACCAGCCCCACCTGCGCTGACCGTTCGGTACGAAGGATCCACCCGCAGTTTCGCCCCGGGCAATGACGTTGTCATCGGCCGTGACCTGCGGGCCGACGTACGCATCGCCCACCCCCTGATCTCGCGTGCGCACCTGGTGCTGCGCTTCGACCAGGGCCGCTGGGTGGCGATCGACAACGGCAGCCTCAACGGAATGTTCGTCAACGGCCGGCGCGTGCCCGCCGTCGACATCCGCGACGGACAGAGCCTCAACATCGGCAACCCGGACGGTCCGCAGGTGACCTTCGAGGTCGGCCGCCACCAGGGTTCGGCGGGGCGGCCTCCGCAGACCACCGCCGTCCCGGTCGCGAGGCCCGCCACAGGGGGTTGGGCTCCGTCGACGCCGCCTCCGGGCGCACCGCCGATCTCACGGCCACAGCCGCGCTACCCCACCGGACCGCAGGCGCCGTCGTTCCCGTCCGGCACCCAACCGCACTACCCCGGCCCGCCGCATCTCCCGTCGCGCCCGCCCGCCACCGCGGCGCCGTTGTCGCCGCCGCTGTCGGACCACGCCGCGCTCGAACCCGTCACCCGGATGGGGCCGACGGCGGCCCCGCGTTCCGGTGAGGCCGGCGGCAACCTCGCGACGAGCATGCTCAAGATCCTGCGCCCGGGGCGGGCGCCGGAAGCGCCGGCCGGGGCGATCAAGATCGGCCGCGCGAGCGACAACGACATCGTCATCCCCGATGTGCTGGCCTCCCGGCACCACGCCACGCTGGTCCCGTCGGCCATCGGCACCGAGATCGTCGACAACCGCAGCATCAACGGCACGTTCGTCAACGGACAGCGCGTCGACGCGGCGCCACTGGCCGACGGTGACGTGGTCACCATCGGCAACGTCGACCTGGTGTTCACCGGCGGCACGCTGGTGCGGCGCACCGAGACCGCTGCCGCGACCGCCACCGGCGGCCTCGACGTCCGCGGCATCACGTGGACGATCGAGAACAACAAGACGCTGCTGGACAACATCTCGCTCACCGCGCGCCCGGGCACCCTGACCGCGGTCATCGGGCCGTCCGGTGCAGGCAAGTCGACGTTCGCGCGCCTGGTGGCCGGCTACACCCACCCCACGGCCGGATCGGTGACCTTCGAGGGCCACAACATCCACGCCGAGTACGCCTCGCTGCGATCCCGGATCGGGATGGTCCCGCAGGACGACGTCGTCCACGGTCAGCTGACCGTCAAACAGGCGCTGATGTATGCCGCGGAATTGCGGCTGCCCCCCGACACCACCAAGGCCGACCGCGAGCAGGTCGTCATGCAGGTCCTCGAGGAACTCGAGATGACCAAGCACCTCGAGACCCGCGTGGACAAGCTCTCGGGCGGCCAGCGCAAACGCGCATCGGTCGCCTTGGAGTTGCTGACGGGTCCGTCGCTGCTGATCCTCGACGAGCCGACGTCTGGTCTGGACCCGGCACTGGACCGCCAGGTCATGACCATGCTGCGACAGCTGGCAGACGCCGGCCGCGTGGTGCTGGTGGTGACGCACTCGCTGACCTACCTCGACGTCTGCGACCAGGTGCTGCTGCTCGCCCCCGGCGGCAAGACCGCGTTCTGCGGTCCGCCGAACGAGATCGGCCGGGCGATGGGCACCACGAACTGGGCCGACATCTTCAGTTCGGTCGCCAGCGATCCGGACGGGGCCCACCAGAAGTTCCTCGCGCTGAACGGTCCGTCGCCCGACCAGCTGCCGACCGAGGACGAGCCGAGTGGCCTCGGCGAACCGTCGAAGACCAGTCTGCGACGGCAGTTCTCGACCATCGCGCGGCGCCAGATGCGGTTGATCATCTCCGACCGCGGCTACTTCGTCTTCCTCGCGGTGCTGCCGTTCATCATGGGTGTGCTGTCGCTGTCGGTGCCGGGCACCGTCGGATTCGGCGTGCCCAACCCGATGGGCGACGCCCCCAACGAACCCGGCCAGATCCTGGTCCTGCTCAACGTCGGTGCGATTTTCATGGGCACCGCGCTGACGGTCCGAGACCTGATCGGTGAGCGTGCGATCTTCCGGCGGGAACAGGCCGTCGGGTTGTCCACGACCGCGTATCTGCTGGCCAAGGTGTGCATCTACGCGGTGTTCGCGATCCTGCAGTCCTCGATCGTCACGGCGATCACCATCGCCGGTAAGGGTGCACCCACCCAGGGTGCGTTGACGTTCCTGAGCCCGACGGCAGAGTTGTTCGTGGTCATGGCGGCGACGACGGTGACCGCCGCGATGGTCGGCCTGGCGCTGTCGGCGCTGGCCAAGTCCAACGAGCAGATCATGCCGCTGCTGGTCGTCGCGGTGATGAGCCAGCTGGTGTTCTCCGGCGGAATGATCCCGGTGACCGACCGACTGGTGCTCGACCAGTTGTCCTGGTTCACCCCGGCGCGTTGGGGCTTCGCCGCCTCGGCATCGACGGTGGATCTGATCCATCTGGTCCCCGGGCCGCTGACGCCGAAGGATTCGCACTGGGAGCACACCGGGTCCGCCTGGTGGTTCGACATGGGCATGCTGGCGGCGCTGTGCGTCGGCTACCTGAGCTTCGTCCGCTGGAAGATCCGCCTCAAGAGCGGATAG
- a CDS encoding rhomboid-like protein produces the protein MTRALGVVGRCVAGAPATFIWLAVLAVTTRVQRAAGRARSQLLRNQSTNLNHLSNEPTRVLAASLFWLDGSRWWPYVPPFVAVLAPAERRLGTWRWLVAGTAAHVTGTYVGQGYLRRSIRAEQAPPRLADAHDVGVSYFLLGVAGTLSAYLPARDRARLRVAGVAVLAANAVVRPTFTEIGHLSAFVTGLTLSPLATNRERHPYPGAEVYARH, from the coding sequence GTGACACGTGCGCTGGGAGTGGTCGGACGCTGTGTGGCCGGTGCACCGGCGACCTTCATCTGGCTGGCCGTCCTCGCCGTCACCACCCGGGTGCAGCGCGCCGCCGGACGTGCGCGCTCGCAGCTGCTGCGCAATCAATCGACCAACCTGAACCACCTGTCCAACGAGCCCACCCGGGTGCTGGCGGCGAGCCTGTTCTGGCTCGACGGCAGCCGCTGGTGGCCGTACGTCCCGCCGTTCGTCGCGGTCCTCGCCCCGGCCGAACGCCGGCTGGGGACGTGGCGGTGGCTGGTAGCCGGCACCGCCGCCCACGTCACCGGCACCTATGTCGGCCAGGGGTATCTGCGCCGGTCGATCCGCGCCGAGCAGGCGCCGCCCCGGCTGGCCGACGCCCACGACGTCGGGGTGAGTTATTTCCTGCTCGGCGTCGCCGGCACGCTCTCGGCCTACCTGCCCGCGCGGGACCGCGCGCGGCTGCGCGTCGCGGGCGTCGCGGTGCTCGCGGCCAACGCGGTCGTCCGCCCGACGTTCACCGAGATCGGGCACCTGTCGGCGTTCGTCACCGGCCTTACGCTGAGTCCACTGGCGACCAACCGTGAACGTCACCCGTATCCGGGTGCAGAGGTTTATGCGCGCCACTGA
- a CDS encoding lipase family alpha/beta hydrolase, whose amino-acid sequence MRATEIRALGEVAAEGVTVLHDVVRGIHTGIASRVFASVGPAARPVEVIHDAIAQTVYAAVGTAGHRLPEMVGAIAATRLHDDSPIDRTPAVAEAIAALNGIYGDELASRGNALATTMAVRVDGRAVDLSSRPVADVFPDATNRIVVFVHGLCQTETSWGRPPRPGVEAPDPRPYGVRLHDDLGFTPVHVRYNTGLHISSNGHALDELLTSLTEAWPVPVSDIALVGHSMGGLVVRSACHYGSEGGRPWTENVRQVVCLGSPHLGADLEKGVNAASWALSRLRETRALAEFLNLRSDGIKDLRYGACLDDDWGEADPDEFLRDRCAEVPFLPGASHHFVATSAAPRAVGLMLGDHLVRPSSASGRGRKRRLPFEDDNGLVMTGLHHFDLLNHPAIYGRLVHWLGVTAT is encoded by the coding sequence ATGCGCGCCACTGAGATCAGAGCCCTCGGCGAGGTCGCCGCCGAGGGCGTCACGGTCCTGCACGACGTCGTCCGGGGCATACACACCGGCATCGCGAGCCGGGTGTTCGCGTCGGTCGGACCGGCCGCCAGGCCCGTCGAGGTGATCCACGATGCGATCGCGCAGACGGTGTACGCCGCGGTCGGCACGGCCGGACACCGTCTCCCCGAAATGGTCGGCGCCATCGCGGCGACGCGTCTGCACGACGACAGCCCGATCGACCGGACGCCCGCCGTGGCGGAGGCGATCGCCGCGCTCAACGGCATCTACGGCGACGAGCTGGCCTCCCGCGGCAACGCATTGGCCACGACGATGGCGGTGCGCGTGGACGGCCGAGCCGTCGACCTCTCGTCTCGGCCGGTCGCCGACGTGTTCCCCGACGCGACGAACCGCATCGTGGTGTTCGTCCACGGGCTGTGCCAGACCGAGACCTCGTGGGGACGCCCGCCCCGGCCGGGCGTCGAAGCGCCGGACCCACGGCCCTACGGTGTCCGCCTCCACGACGACCTCGGGTTCACGCCGGTGCACGTGCGGTACAACACCGGCCTGCACATCTCGAGCAACGGGCACGCCCTCGACGAGCTGCTGACGTCGTTGACCGAGGCGTGGCCGGTACCGGTATCCGACATCGCGCTCGTCGGGCACTCAATGGGCGGGCTGGTGGTGCGCAGCGCCTGCCATTACGGCAGCGAGGGCGGCCGCCCCTGGACCGAGAACGTGCGCCAGGTGGTGTGCCTCGGCTCGCCGCATCTGGGCGCCGACCTCGAGAAGGGTGTCAACGCCGCGTCGTGGGCGCTGTCCCGGTTGCGCGAAACCCGTGCTCTCGCAGAGTTTCTCAACCTCCGCAGTGACGGCATCAAGGATCTGCGCTACGGGGCCTGCCTGGACGACGACTGGGGCGAGGCCGATCCCGACGAGTTCCTGCGCGACCGCTGCGCCGAGGTGCCCTTCCTGCCCGGCGCGTCCCACCACTTCGTGGCGACCTCGGCCGCGCCGCGGGCGGTGGGGCTGATGCTCGGCGACCACCTGGTGCGGCCGTCGAGCGCGTCGGGCCGGGGCCGGAAACGTCGGCTTCCGTTCGAGGACGACAACGGCCTGGTGATGACGGGCCTGCACCACTTCGACCTGCTCAACCATCCGGCCATCTACGGCCGGCTGGTGCACTGGCTGGGCGTCACCGCAACGTGA
- a CDS encoding heme-binding protein, which translates to MTFYFRTVVAVGATAAALLSGATTTQAQPPPAPNCTAADLSSVSAGVQAATSQYLFARPDVNGFFTSLKGLPKEEVQTRVADYAAANPQVKADLQGIRQPMVDFRNRCDAPAPQ; encoded by the coding sequence ATGACGTTCTATTTCCGTACGGTTGTCGCCGTCGGTGCGACGGCCGCGGCTCTGCTGAGTGGCGCCACCACCACGCAGGCGCAGCCCCCGCCGGCACCGAACTGCACGGCTGCCGACCTGTCAAGCGTGTCGGCCGGTGTCCAGGCCGCCACGTCGCAATACCTGTTCGCCCGTCCGGACGTCAATGGCTTCTTCACCAGCCTCAAAGGCCTTCCCAAGGAGGAGGTTCAGACGCGGGTGGCCGACTACGCCGCGGCGAATCCTCAGGTGAAAGCCGATCTGCAGGGCATCCGTCAGCCGATGGTGGACTTCCGCAACCGTTGTGACGCACCCGCTCCGCAGTAG
- a CDS encoding transglutaminase-like domain-containing protein, translating to MPRDTMSRTVGAELAIEVTSPTTLEFQIALAPQPGAEVTESLVFSHDGESVVPQEIIGEHGTRIHKFDVGKGMVIASYQATVVGLADPPPVRDIDVSTYLRPSRYAEADKFFGFAATEFGQYSSVDLLEKVSTWVGSRLDYVPGSSDPIDGAADTLLAGAGVCRDYAHLVIALLRALNVPARLVSVYAPGCSPMDFHAVAEAFVDGQWRVADATLLAPRQSMVRIATGRDAADTAFLDNHDGNITLQNMMITAVVDGDLPRDSLSDLVTLR from the coding sequence ATGCCCCGCGACACCATGAGCCGTACTGTCGGTGCCGAGCTCGCCATCGAGGTCACCTCGCCGACCACCCTGGAATTCCAGATCGCACTCGCCCCGCAACCCGGCGCGGAGGTGACCGAAAGCCTCGTCTTCTCCCATGACGGCGAAAGCGTGGTGCCGCAGGAGATCATCGGCGAGCACGGCACGCGGATCCACAAGTTCGATGTGGGAAAGGGCATGGTCATAGCGTCCTACCAGGCGACGGTCGTCGGCCTGGCCGACCCGCCACCGGTCCGCGACATCGACGTCTCGACGTATCTGCGCCCCAGCCGTTACGCCGAGGCCGATAAGTTCTTCGGTTTCGCCGCAACGGAATTCGGCCAGTACTCCTCGGTGGACCTGCTCGAGAAGGTGTCCACGTGGGTCGGCAGTCGACTCGATTACGTACCCGGGTCGAGCGATCCGATCGACGGCGCCGCCGACACCCTGCTCGCCGGTGCGGGGGTGTGCCGCGACTACGCCCATCTGGTCATCGCGCTGCTGCGTGCGCTCAACGTGCCGGCCCGGCTGGTGTCGGTATACGCCCCCGGCTGCAGCCCGATGGACTTCCACGCGGTCGCCGAGGCTTTCGTCGACGGTCAGTGGCGCGTCGCCGACGCGACGCTGCTCGCGCCCCGGCAATCGATGGTGCGCATCGCGACAGGCCGCGACGCCGCCGACACGGCGTTCCTCGACAACCACGACGGCAACATCACACTGCAGAACATGATGATCACCGCGGTCGTCGACGGGGATCTGCCGAGGGATTCGCTGTCGGACCTCGTCACGTTGCGCTGA
- a CDS encoding FAD-dependent oxidoreductase, which translates to MTESCDLCIVGAGIAGLNALFAASRHLAPDQRVILVDRRRRVGGMWVDTYPYVRLHQPHGMFTAGDIAWTLGRERSYLATKDEVLDHLQHCLEVIRKRVRVDEFYGWDMVGDEELDRRVRITCRSADGESLEIDAAKLVKAYGFRIMPNDPLPLSSDRVQSVSPDYCDVREGEIRASDAPVWIIGGGKTAMDTAYALISACPGREVNLVAGGGTFFQCRDKFFPDGARRWFGGKMLSALGVEVARRFDGTNEDDVWRWHRTRYGTWLTPGTANFLLGVLSEEECRTIADGLHSVGMDYFVDAVDSGDSVELTFRSGATATVEPGGWIVNCTGYVTHRDDPYEPYLPAGGSVLSIQSRSATMHLSSYMGYFMTHMFMLDRLGDTPLYELDVQDLANKSRTAFPYTLMTLAQYNLSLMADQLPAKVFAECGLDFDHWYPLPRRMAATARFMLTHRRQREHQRRSLDTVRERFDLRCGPLNTGVVT; encoded by the coding sequence ATGACCGAAAGCTGTGACCTCTGCATCGTCGGGGCCGGTATCGCCGGCCTCAACGCCCTGTTCGCCGCGAGCCGCCACCTCGCGCCGGACCAGCGCGTCATCCTCGTCGACCGCAGACGGCGCGTCGGCGGCATGTGGGTGGACACCTATCCGTATGTGCGGCTTCACCAGCCGCACGGCATGTTCACCGCGGGCGACATCGCCTGGACGCTGGGCCGCGAGCGGTCCTACCTGGCGACCAAGGACGAGGTGCTCGACCACCTGCAGCACTGCCTCGAGGTGATCCGCAAGCGGGTGCGGGTCGACGAGTTCTACGGCTGGGACATGGTCGGCGACGAGGAACTCGACCGCCGGGTGCGAATCACCTGCCGGTCGGCCGACGGTGAATCGCTGGAGATCGACGCCGCGAAACTGGTCAAGGCCTACGGCTTCCGGATCATGCCGAACGATCCGCTCCCGCTGTCGAGTGACCGCGTGCAGTCGGTGTCCCCGGACTACTGCGACGTCCGCGAGGGCGAGATCCGTGCCAGCGACGCCCCGGTCTGGATCATCGGCGGCGGCAAGACCGCGATGGACACCGCATACGCGCTGATCAGCGCCTGCCCCGGACGCGAGGTGAACCTCGTGGCCGGCGGCGGCACGTTCTTCCAGTGCCGCGACAAGTTCTTCCCCGACGGCGCCCGGCGGTGGTTCGGCGGGAAAATGCTGAGCGCGCTGGGCGTCGAGGTGGCCCGGCGGTTCGACGGCACCAACGAAGACGACGTGTGGCGCTGGCACCGAACCCGGTACGGCACGTGGCTCACCCCCGGAACCGCCAACTTCCTGCTGGGCGTGCTCTCCGAAGAGGAGTGCCGAACCATCGCCGACGGACTGCACTCGGTCGGGATGGATTACTTCGTCGATGCGGTCGACAGCGGGGACTCGGTCGAGTTGACGTTCCGCAGCGGGGCGACGGCCACCGTCGAACCCGGTGGTTGGATCGTGAACTGCACGGGATACGTCACCCACCGCGACGATCCGTACGAGCCCTACCTGCCTGCGGGCGGATCGGTGCTGTCGATCCAGAGCCGCTCGGCGACAATGCATCTGAGCTCCTACATGGGGTATTTCATGACGCACATGTTCATGCTCGACCGATTGGGCGACACGCCGCTCTACGAACTGGACGTGCAGGATCTGGCGAACAAGTCCCGCACGGCCTTTCCGTACACGTTGATGACGCTCGCGCAGTACAACCTCAGCCTGATGGCCGATCAACTGCCCGCGAAGGTGTTCGCCGAGTGCGGGCTCGATTTCGACCACTGGTACCCGCTGCCGCGCCGGATGGCGGCGACGGCCCGGTTCATGCTGACCCACCGTCGGCAGCGTGAACACCAGCGCCGTTCCCTGGACACTGTGCGGGAGAGATTCGACCTCAGATGCGGACCGCTGAACACCGGCGTGGTGACGTAG
- a CDS encoding pentapeptide repeat-containing protein: MAEWTDEEFLGRDFRDEDLSRLRTERVVFDGCDFSGVDMSESEHVGSAFRNCNFRRASLWHSTFRNCSMLGSVFTECRLRPLTVVEVDLTLAVLGGCDLRRVDLSDCRLREASLVGADLREAVLRRADLQGVRVQNAKFEGADLRGARVEPTFWTTAAVRGARIDIDQALAYAAAHGLDVHGG, encoded by the coding sequence GTGGCTGAATGGACTGATGAGGAGTTCCTCGGCCGCGACTTCCGCGACGAGGATCTGAGCCGGCTGCGCACCGAGCGGGTGGTGTTCGACGGATGCGACTTCAGTGGGGTCGACATGTCGGAGTCCGAACACGTGGGCTCCGCGTTCCGCAACTGTAATTTCCGGCGGGCCTCGTTGTGGCACAGCACTTTCCGGAACTGCAGCATGCTCGGGTCGGTGTTCACCGAATGCCGCCTGCGGCCGCTCACCGTCGTCGAGGTGGACCTGACGCTGGCGGTGCTCGGCGGGTGCGACCTGCGCCGCGTCGACCTGTCGGACTGCCGCCTGAGGGAAGCCAGCCTGGTCGGTGCGGATCTGCGCGAGGCGGTGCTGCGGCGTGCCGACCTGCAGGGCGTCCGCGTGCAGAACGCCAAATTCGAAGGTGCGGATCTGCGCGGTGCGCGCGTCGAACCGACGTTCTGGACCACCGCCGCGGTGCGTGGTGCGCGCATCGACATCGACCAGGCGCTGGCGTATGCCGCGGCGCACGGGCTCGACGTGCACGGCGGCTGA
- a CDS encoding GTP-binding protein, translating into MAYEHSDRRRSSATKIVVSGGFGAGKTTFVGAVSEIMPLRTEALVTNASAGVDGLEGTPDKRTTTVAMDFGRITLADDLVLYLFGTPGQRRFWFMWDDLVRGAIGAIILVDVRRLQDSFAAVDFFEARNLPFLVAVNEFEGAPRHSTQAVRKALALPEHIPVITVDARNRASAKAALIAITEYSLDSLSALPG; encoded by the coding sequence GTGGCCTACGAGCACTCTGACCGGCGGCGCTCGAGCGCGACGAAGATCGTCGTCTCCGGCGGATTCGGCGCCGGCAAGACGACGTTCGTGGGCGCGGTGTCGGAGATCATGCCGCTGCGCACCGAGGCGCTGGTGACCAACGCCTCGGCCGGTGTCGACGGACTCGAGGGCACCCCGGACAAACGCACCACCACCGTCGCGATGGACTTCGGCCGCATCACGCTGGCCGACGATCTGGTGCTGTACCTGTTCGGCACGCCCGGCCAGCGACGGTTCTGGTTCATGTGGGACGACCTGGTGCGCGGCGCGATCGGCGCGATCATCCTCGTCGACGTGCGCCGGCTGCAGGACAGTTTCGCAGCGGTCGACTTCTTCGAGGCGCGCAACCTGCCGTTCCTGGTCGCCGTCAACGAATTCGAGGGCGCGCCAAGACATTCCACACAGGCCGTCCGCAAGGCGCTGGCTCTGCCAGAACACATCCCGGTGATCACCGTCGACGCCCGCAACCGTGCATCGGCGAAGGCCGCGCTCATCGCGATCACCGAATACTCCCTCGACAGCCTCTCGGCGCTGCCGGGCTGA
- a CDS encoding DUF742 domain-containing protein, producing the protein MDEPESASEPSLVRPYTLTAGRTDSRVHLPLEAPIETLESSQPPRWPAGDARGEILVLCAHRPSVAEIAARLSVPLGVARVLVGDLVTQGYLRVHTTLDPSASSDERRELIGRTLRGLRAL; encoded by the coding sequence GTGGACGAACCGGAATCCGCGTCAGAACCCAGCCTGGTACGGCCCTACACGCTGACTGCGGGCCGCACGGATTCCCGCGTCCACTTACCGCTCGAAGCGCCCATCGAAACCCTCGAATCCTCCCAGCCGCCGCGGTGGCCGGCAGGTGACGCGCGCGGTGAGATCCTCGTGCTGTGTGCGCATCGGCCGTCTGTGGCGGAGATCGCTGCGCGATTATCGGTGCCCCTCGGCGTGGCGCGCGTGCTTGTGGGGGACCTCGTGACGCAGGGTTATCTACGGGTACACACCACCCTCGACCCATCGGCGAGCTCCGACGAGCGCCGCGAACTCATAGGAAGGACACTGCGTGGCCTACGAGCACTCTGA
- a CDS encoding roadblock/LC7 domain-containing protein, with the protein MTARSTQRESLDWLVSRFARDVSGVSHAVLVSADGLLMAASEHMPVERADQLAAVASGLASLSTGAAQLFDGGYVLQSVVEMENGYLLLMRVGDGSNLATLATRSCDIGQIGYEMAILVERVGTVVQSQRRTPQHS; encoded by the coding sequence ATGACCGCACGTTCGACGCAGCGCGAATCGCTCGACTGGCTGGTCTCCAGGTTCGCCCGCGACGTGTCCGGCGTCTCCCACGCGGTGCTGGTGTCCGCCGACGGTCTGTTGATGGCCGCCAGCGAACACATGCCGGTTGAACGGGCCGATCAACTCGCCGCCGTTGCCTCCGGGTTGGCCAGCCTGTCGACCGGGGCCGCCCAGTTGTTCGACGGCGGCTACGTGCTGCAGTCCGTCGTCGAGATGGAGAACGGTTACCTGCTGCTGATGCGGGTCGGCGACGGGTCCAACCTGGCGACGCTGGCCACCCGGTCCTGCGACATCGGGCAGATCGGCTACGAGATGGCGATCCTCGTCGAGCGGGTGGGCACCGTCGTCCAGTCGCAGCGACGAACCCCGCAGCACTCGTGA